A single window of Neurospora crassa OR74A linkage group VII, whole genome shotgun sequence DNA harbors:
- a CDS encoding ADP-ribosylation factor-binding protein GGA1 produces MEAASARYATRDRWAEMGRPAPSQLQRFITAACSPDNYEPNLALNLEIADLINSKKGSAPREAAVAIVNYINNRNPNVSLLALNLLDICVKNCGYPFHLQISTKEFLNELVRRFPERPPIRPTRVQLKILEAIEEWRCTICETSRYKEDLGFIRDMHRLLSYKGYTFPEVRREDAAVLNPSDNLKSVEEMEEEEREAQSAKLQELIRRGTPEDLQEANRLMKVMAGYDTRSKVDYRAKAAEDVGKIQQKARLLEERLEAFQPGDKIVDGDVFSELAAALSSAQPKIQKMCEEESDDHEAVAKLLEINDSIHRTVERYRLLKKGDIEGAKALASGAPVASTSNGSGSGAGKSAAQELSLIDFDAEPSGGDSTSQSAPQGGNSLDNDLLGLSLGETSSYGQGGGIALGFGANTNIPGPALLSSTTQNSTARGPSPQPGPSSFNNFNSFASPVASQSSTPKPPAYTASAFSAPAASSTASNDPFAALASLSSSSTPAPAPAPAATGNDDDEWSFSSALPPEATPAQPKEHRAVVSNTALKVDMVAVRSLSNGPSPAISMQFAFSNNTAQPITEVHFQLAVTKGYELQLQPQTGRTLTPKQSRGITQSVNVWYTADKTRKVESVKLRWRVSYKVGAEAKAEMGEIPEFSVA; encoded by the exons ATGGAGGCGGCGTCTGCCCGCTATGCCACGCGCGACCGGTGGGCCGAGATGGGCCGCCCGGCCCCGTCCCAGCTTCAGCGCTTCATCACGGCCGCCTGCAGTCCCGACAACTACGAACCCAACTTGGCCCTGAACCTCGAGATCGCCGACTTGATCAACTCCAAGAAGGGTTCCGCCCCTCGAGAGGCCGCCGTGGCCATCGTCAACTACATAAACAACCGCAACCCCAACGTTTCGCTGCTGGCCCTCAACCTGCTCGACATCTGCGTCAAGAACTGCGGCTaccccttccacctccaGATCAGCACAAAGGAGTTTCTCAATGAGCTGGTACGCCGCTTTCCCGAGCGGCCCCCGATTCGCCCCACCCGTGTCCAGCTCAAGATCCTCGAAGCCATTGAGGAGTGGCGCTGTACGATTTGCGAAACGAGCAGATATAAAGAGGACTTGGGCTTCATCAGGGACATGCACCGCTTGCTGAGCTACAAGGGGTACACCTTCCCGGAAGTCAGAAGGGAGGATGCTGCTGTGCTTAACCCGAGTGAT AACCTAAAATCTGTCGAGGaaatggaagaggaggaacgCGAGGCGCAGTCCGCCAAGCTGCAGGAGCTTATCCGTCGAGGTACTCCCGAGGACCTCCAGGAGGCTAATCGACTCATGAAGGTCATGGCTGGCTATGACACGAGATCCAAGGTGGATTACCGCGCCAAGGCGGCCGAGGACGTGGGCAAAATCCAACAAAAAGCGAGACTTCTCGAGGAGCGGTTAGAAGCCTTTCAACCCGGCGACAAGATCGTGGATGGCGATGTGTTTTCCGAGCTCGCAGCCGCCCTGTCTAGCGCCCAACCAAAGATCCAGAAGATGTGCGAGGAAGAATCAGACGACCATGAAGCAGTCGCAAAACTTCTCGAAATCAACGACAGCATACACCGAACTGTGGAGAGATATAGGTTGCTGAAGAAGGGCGATATAGAGGGTGCCAAGGCATTGGCAAGTGGCGCGCCAGTTGCAAGCACAAGCAACGGCAGTGGAAGTGGTGCTGGCAAGAGTGCGGCGCAAGAGCTGTCGCTCATTGATTTTGATGCTGAGCCAAGCGGGGGGGACTCGACCAGCCAGTCCGCACCCCAGGGAGGAAACAGCCTCGACAACGACTTGCTTGGCCTGTCGCTGGGTGAAACCAGCTCTTATGGTCAAGGAGGTGGCATTGCCCTCGGGTTCGGTGCCAATACGA ACATTCCTGGACCGGCACTGCTCTCATCCACCACGCAGAACAGCACCGCACGGGGCCCCTCCCCTCAACCTGGCCCATCCTCTTTCAACAATTTCAACTCATTCGCATCACCAGTTGCTTCTCAATCAAGCACCCCCAAGCCTCCCGCGTATACAGCATCCGCTTTTTCCGCGCCAGCTGCGTCGTCAACAGCGTCCAACGACCCATTTGCTGCTCTagcctctctctcctcttcatctaccccggcgccagcgccagcaccAGCTGCTACCGGtaatgacgatgacgagtgGTCTTTCTCCTCGGCACTGCCTCCTGAGGCGACACCCGCCCAGCCTAAGGAGCACAGAGCCGTTGTTTCTAACACTGCGCTCAAGGTCGACATGGTGGCTGTCAGATCTCTGTCCAATGGCCCATCTCCAGCCATTTCTATGCAATTTGCTTTTAGCAACAACACAGCGCAACCCATCACCGAGGTGCATTTCCAGTTGGCTGTCACCAAG GGATACGAATTGCAACTTCAGCCTCAAACAGGACGGACTCTTACCCCCAAGCAGAGCCGGGGCATTACCCAGTCAGTCAACGTATGGTATACGGCGGACAAGACCAGGAAGGTAGAGAGCGTGAAACTCAGGTGGAGGGTATCATACAAGGTTGGAGCGGAAGCAAAGGCCGAGATGGGTGAGATTCCCGAGTTCAGTGTGGCATAA
- a CDS encoding UPF0135 protein, with protein sequence MSAVFKIPIRITSRISTKPLALPYKPSILLPGYFRRSYCQNKNNNPTITMTSTLESPQFTKRVVAAMRALYPEQLADKAWDNVGLLQENIAVAGQDVPQTVLLTNDLTVAVAEEAIRKRASVIVSYHPFIFRGLKSVTLADPQQRILLQLAQANIAVYSPHTAVDAAPGGMNDWLADMLDGHGVETKRSICQPISSSITASLPPAFFNSGYGRLVELGHPVYLGNIIKAYAEGLGGLNHIMIAAPKDKKVTTIRSVGICAGSGADVLKNCDADMIVTGEMTHHYALALTMKGKVVMTVFHSNSERKFLKKRLQPQLQAQLEKEGVKHPEVLVSEEDADPFEIWDVRKMPAWAFGKDSE encoded by the exons ATGAGTGCAGTCTTCAAGATCCCTATCCGGATCACTTCCAGAATATCTACCAAGCCTCTCGCACTTCCATACAAACCATCAATTCTTCTCCCGGGATATTTTAGAAGAAGCTATTgtcaaaacaaaaacaataACCCCACCATCACAATGACCTCAACCCTCGAAAGCCCCCAGTTCACCAAGCGGGTAGTTGCCGCCATGCGGGCGCT CTATCCCGAGCAACTCGCCGACAAGGCCTGGGACAATGTTGGCCTCCTCCAAGAGAACATTGCCGTTGCCGGCCAAGACGTCCCGCAAACCGTCCTCTTGACTAACGACCTCACCGTGGCCGTCGCCGAGGAAGCCATCCGCAAGCGCGCCTCCGTCATCGTCTCATACCACCCCTTCATCTTCCGCGGCCTCAAGTCCGTCACCCTCGCCGACCCTCAGCAGCGCATCCTCCTGCAGCTCGCTCAGGCCAACATCGCCGTCTACTCGCCTCACACGGCCGTCGATGCCGCGCCCGGCGGCATGAACGACTGGCTAGCCGACATGCTCGACGGCCACGGCGTCGAGACCAAGCGAAGCATCTGCCAGCCCATCTCGAGCTCCATCACCGCCTCCTTGCCCCCGGCCTTCTTCAACTCCGGCTACGGCCGCCTCGTCGAGCTCGGCCACCCCGTCTACCTCGGCAACATTATCAAGGCCTACGCCGAGGGCCTCGGCGGGCTAAACCACATCATGATTGCCGCacccaaggacaagaaggtcACAACCATCAGGAGCGTGGGCATCTGTGCGGGAAGCGGGGCCGACGTGCTCAAGAACTGCGACGCCGATATGATTGTTACCGGCGAGATGACGCATCACTATGCGTTGGCGCTAACCATGAAGGGGAAAGTGGTCATGACCGTGTTTCACAGCAACAGCGAGAGGAAGTTTTTGAAGAAGAGGCTGCAGCCACAGTTGCAGGCTcagttggagaaggagggcgtTAAGCACCCTGAGGTCTTGGTCAGCGAGGAGGATGCGGATCCGTTTGAGATTTGGGATGTTAGGAAGATGCCCGCTTGGGCTTTTGGAAAGGACTCGGAGTAG
- a CDS encoding RLI and DUF367 domain-containing protein, with translation MVRHKKDGFSSRGGKGGHGRNAPRNNPRSSKGPRDNAGSGGEDTTANPHDPSTSSRPYRPPFKAACWDLGHCDPKRCSGKKLMKLGLMRELHLGQRHSGVIITPNGKRVVSPADKELMEQYGAAVVECSWARTKEVEWKKVGGKCERLLPYLVAANTVNYGKPFRLNCVEALAAAFAICGHLEWAEEILAPFSYGRAFLDINSKLFKIYSACKDEEEIKKAEEAWRERLEKEYTESREGESDDIWTTGNTNRRPAMDDSDEEDDDEDDEEDSDEEADSNDEDGSVDGIYLGTKPPPKQKQPAEEESEEEDKDPFAISDDSDDEAEMEAIRRKILASKSFANPEPPKKTVETIARPQGQYKPDSDAEPDSDNGEEDDEFDNIIAATPITDRIGLQKLEKERARATLTGTFSSASISAPRGGR, from the coding sequence ATGGTCCGCCACAAAAAGGACGGCTTCTCCTCGCGCGGCGGCAAAGGCGGCCATGGTCGGAACGCGCCCCGCAACAACCCCCGCAGCAGCAAAGGCCCCCGAGACAAtgccggcagcggcggcgaagACACCACAGCCAACCCTCACGACCCGTCCACGTCCTCACGCCCCTACCGCCCTCCCTTCAAGGCCGCCTGCTGGGACCTAGGCCACTGCGACCCGAAGCGGTGCTCAGGCAAGAAGCTGATGAAACTCGGTCTCATGCGCGAGCTGCACCTGGGCCAGCGACACTCGGGCGTCATCATCACGCCCAACGGCAAGCGGGTCGTGTCGCCCGCCGACAAGGAGCTGATGGAGCAGTATGgcgcggcggtggtggagtgCTCGTGGGCCCGCACCAAGGAGGTGGAGTGGAAAAAGGTGGGCGGCAAGTGCGAGCGCTTGTTGCCGTACCTCGTGGCGGCCAACACGGTCAACTATGGTAAGCCGTTTCGGCTGAACTGCGTGGAGGCGCTGGCGGCGGCCTTTGCCATCTGTGGTCATTTGGAGTGGGCGGAAGAGATTTTGGCTCCGTTTTCTTACGGCAGGGCATTCCTGGATATCAACTCGAAGCTGTTCAAGATCTACTCGGCGTGcaaggatgaggaggagatcaagaaggcggaggaggcgtgGAGGGAGAGGCTAGAAAAAGAGTATACTGAGAGCAGAGAGGGAGAGTCGGATGACATTTGGACGACCGGAAACACAAATCGGAGGCCAGCTATGGATGACtcagatgaggaggacgacgacgaagacgacgaggaagataGCGATGAGGAGGCAGACAGTAACGACGAAGACGGCAGCGTAGACGGTATCTACCTTGGCACCAAACCACCGCCCAAACAGAAACAACCAGCCGAAGAGGAgtcagaggaagaagacaaggacCCTTTCGCCATATCCGACGATAGCGATGATGAAGCCGAGATGGAGGCCATTCGGCGCAAAATCCTCGCCTCCAAATCGTTTGCCAACCCCGAACCGCCCAAGAAGACGGTCGAGACCATTGCCCGACCGCAAGGGCAGTACAAACCAGATTCCGATGCCGAGCCGGATTCCGAcaatggggaggaggatgacgagttTGACAATATCATTGCTGCTACGCCCATTACCGATAGGATAGGACTGCAGAAGCTGGAGAAGGAGCGGGCGCGGGCTACGTTGACAGGCACCTTCTCGTCTGCTTCCATATCTGCAcccagaggaggaagataa